The nucleotide sequence ACCGGCGTGCGTCTGCGGAGGTCGTGCGGAATGACCCGCCGCAGATGCGCGAGCAGCGCGTTGCGGAACTCCCAGCCGTCCGCCGGGGAGGGACGGCGGACGAACGAGGCGCTGGCGGCGAGCCGTTCCTCATGGTCCAGGACCGCGAGGACCGCCATCGAAGGGGTGGGGGTGTGGCGCGAGTGCAGACCGCTGACGATCTCACGGGGATTGCGCAACAGGGGGATGCCCGCCGCGGACCACTGCGCGGGTTCGAGTATCCGGGCGAGGCGGTTGGCGGACTCGGACGACGAGCTGAGCGAGGTGGCTCGGGGCGGAGCGAATCCGAGGGTCACGGTCCTCCCTTCGGATACGCGCCCGTGAGCGGGCAAGGTCGGGTGAGCGCGCGCCACGGCACAGTCCTTCCGGACCGCGGACGGGGCCGAGCGAAGCGGTTTCCCAATTCTTGCGGCCCCGTGCGCGAGCGGCAACGAGCAATTGAGGCCGCTGACGGGAATGCGTCGGTATGCCTCTCATATCCCTGCCCAGTTGCCCATTGTTCACTCCCCGTTTCCCCTCCCGTTTCACCCCTGGACGGCAAGCACCAGCGGGAACACTCCTTCCGCTCCGGCCCGACGCAGCAACCGCGCCGCGACCGCGAGTGTCCAGCCGCTGTCGGACAGGTCGTCGACGAGCAGAACCGGACCACCGGCCGAGGCGAGACGACCCGCCAACTCCGCCGAGACCGTCAGGGTCTTCTGCAGGCCGACCACCCGCTGGGCGCTGTTGGTCCGCGACAGCCGCAGCTCCTCCGCCTCGGGTGTGTACTCCACTTCGCCGAGCAGGGGCATCCGGCCGATCTCGGCGATCCGCTGTCCGAGCGAGCCCACCAGCCGGGGTCTGCGGTGGGAGGCCACGGTGACCACCCCGGCGGGCCGGTCCGGGGCATCCGGTGCACCCGAGGCCCAACCTCCCGGCCCCTTGGCCCAGTCGGCGAGCACATGGACGACCGCCTGCACCACATCGTCCGGAACCGGACCGTCCGTGGCGGTGTCGGCCAGCAGCGGACGCAGCCGGTTGCCCCAGCCGATGTCCGAGAGCCGCCCGAGCGCCCGCCCGCCGAAGGCCTGCTCGCCGACCGGGATGCGACCCTTCAGATCGACCCCGACCGCGGCGAGTCCCGTCGGCCACATCTTCCGGGGCTCGACCTCCACGCCCGGCCGCCCCAACTCTCCCTTGGCTGCGTCCAGCGCCGCGTCGGACACCTTCGGATCGAACCGGCTACCCGCGCAGTTGTCGCAGCGACCGCACGGAGCGGCCTCCTCGTCGTCGAGCTGGCGCCGCAGGAACTCCATCCGGCACCCCGAAGCCGACGCGTAGTCACGCATCGCCTGCTGCTCGGCCGCCCGCTGCCGCGCCACCCACGCGTAGCGCTCCGTGTCGTACACCCAGGGCCGGCCCGTGCTCTCCCATCCGCCCTTCACCCGACGCACCGCACCGTCCACGTCGAGGACCTTGAGCATCGTCTCCAGACGTGTCCGGCGCAGCTCCACCAGCGGCTCGAGCGCGGGCAGCGACAGGGGCCGGCCGGCCTGCGCCAGCACGTCGATCGTGCGGCGCACCTGCTCCTCGGGCGGGAAGGCGACCGAGGCGAAGTAGCGCCAGATCGCCTCGTCCTCCTGCCCGGGCAGCAGAAGGACCTCGGCGTGCTCCACCCCGCGCCCGGCACGGCCGACCTGCTGGTAGTAGGCGATCGGGGAGGAAGGCGACCCGAGGTGCACGACGAACCCCAGGTCCGGCTTGTCGAAGCCCATGCCGAGGGCTGAGGTCGCCACCAGCGCCTTGACCCGGTTGCCCTGGAGATCGTCCTCCGCCTGCTGCCGGTCGGCGTTCTCCGTGCGGCCCGTGTACGAGGAGACCGTGTGCCCGCACTGGCGCAGGTAGGCCGTGACCTCGTCGGCCGCGGCGACCGTCAGGGTGTAGATGATCCCGGAGCCCGGCAGCTCGCCGAGATGGTCGGCGAGCCAGGCGAGCCGATGGGCCGCGTCCGGAAGTCTGACCACGCCCAGGCTGAGGCTCTCCCGGTCCAGAGGCCCGCGCAGCACCAGGGCGTCCGTGCCCGCGCCCGTCCCCAGCTGCTCGGCCACGTCCGCGGTCACCCGGGCGTTGGCCGTGGCGGTGGTGGCGAGCACCGGGACCCCGGACGGCAGGTCGGCGAGCATGGTGCGCAGGCGGCGGTAGTCGGGCCGGAAGTCGTGGCCCCAGTCCGAGATGCAGTGCGCCTCGTCGACGACGAGCAGCCCGGTCGCGGCCGCGAGGCGCGGGAGGACCTGATCGCGGAAGTCGGGGTTGTTGAGCCGCTCCGGGCTCACCAGGAGCACGTCCACCTCACCGGCGGAGACCTCCTCCTGGACCGTGTCCCACTCCTCCGTGTTCGACGAGTTGATCGTCCGGGCGCGGATGCCCGCCCGGGCGGCCGCCTCCACCTGGTTGCGCATCAGCGCGAGGAGGGGGGAGACGATCACGGTCGGACCGCTGCCGCGCTCGCGCAGCAGCGAGGTCGCCACGAAGTACACGGCCGACTTGCCCCAGCCGGTCCGCTGCACCACGAGGGCCCGACGCCGGTCGGCCACCAGGGCCTCGATGGCCCGCCACTGGTCCTCGCGCAGTCTCGCCTCGCCCGTCGGGTCGGAGACGAGACGGGCGAGCACGGCATCGGCGGCGGTCCGCAGCGCGGCGCGGTCTTCCAGGGGGTCTGCGTGGGTCATGCCTCCATGCAACCCGATGCCTCGGACATCGCGCGAACGAGCCACCGAACCTGTGGACAACTCGCGAGTCCGGCGGATGCCTCGTTCCGGGAGTTATCCACAGGGGTTTCGGATTTCGGAAGATCACGAGACCGTCCTGACCATGAACGCGAATCACCACGAAACCAGCGGACTGTCCCGTACCCAGCAGATCACCCTGCGAGGCCCTGCGGAACTCGCCGACGCCCTCCCGTTCGTGCTGGGCTTCCATCCCACGGACTCGGTCGTCCTCATCGCCCTCCACGGCGAGCACGGACGCTTCGGCGGCCGGGTCAGGCTCGGCATTCCCCGCTCGCCCCGCGAGTGGGCGTCCACCGCCGACCACCTCGCCGAATGCCTCGTCGAGGGCGGCTCCCGGAGCGGCGCACGACCGGACGGCATCGTCGTCTTCCTCTGCCAGGACCCCGGAGCCGGCGAGACGAGCCGCAGGGTCATGGAGCGCCTGCGCCCCTTCGCGCAGCTGCTGCGCATCGCCTGCGGCGCCCTCGACATCCCGGTCTACGAGGCCCTCTGCATCTCCGACGGCCTCTACTTCTCGTACTGCTGCCCGGACGCGCGCTGCTGTCCGCCCGACGGCACCCCGCTCGCCCTCAGCGGCACGTCGGTGATGGCCGCGACCGCGGCGTACGCCGGAGTGCAGGTACGGGGCTCGCTGCGGGACATGGAGAGCCGGTTCCGGCCGCCCGGCGGACCCCAGGAGGAGGCCCAGCGCGCGGCGCTGGACAGCGCGGCCGCCGCGATCGTCCCCCAGATCCTGGAGGACACGGAGGACGAGGGGCGCGAGAAGGTCCGCGAGGCGACGCTGAGGCTCGCCCGGGACATCCTCCGTCGGTTCGCCAACCCGGGAGGGGCCGAGCCGAGCCCGACGGGTGGCGCGGACACCACGGGCGCCATGGGCCGGACCCGCGCGCCGGGCGGCCCGACGGCGCGGGCCGACGCCGCCGACGACGCCCTGGTCGCGACCGAGGAGGCGGCGACGCTCATTCTCGGCCTCCAGGACCGGGTCACCCGTGACCGTGCCGCCGAATGGATGGAGGGCTGGGAAGGCACGGCAGCCCTGCGGCTCTGGCGGGTCCTCTCCCGGCGCTGCGTCGCCCCCTACCAGGAACACGCCGCCGCGCCGCTGACCCTCGCGGGCTGGACGGCCTGGTCCGGCGGCGACGAGCCGACCGCCCGGGTCGCCCTCGGGCTCGCGCTCGAAGCCGACCCGGAGTACGTCTTCGCCCGACTGCTCCACCAGGCCTGCAACGAAGGGCTCGACCCCGAGTCCCTCCGGAGCTGCCTGCGGACCGAGCGGGACACCCGGCTCGCCTCCCAGGAGGCCACTCCCGCCACCGCCCGAAGCGGCGGGGTGCGCTCGCCGCGCCCGCAGGGCGGCGGGCAGGCCCTCCGGAAGCCCGGCCGCCAGACCGGAGGAGGGGAGCGCCGTCCCTCGGCCGGAGTCCGGCCCGGCGGGCCCGCCACGGGGAAGCCGGGGAGCGGGACGCCGAGGCACGGCGGGCAGCGCGGCACCAGGAGTGGCCGATGACGACCGTGACCCGGCCGCACGCGGGCGCGTTCACCTCTCTGGCGGCGTCGTCCGAACCCTCCCGCCGACGCCCCGCCGGCCGCCCGGTTCGCACAGAGAGCACCCCGTACCCGCCATGGCCCTCAGCCCTCTCCCGGCCCCCGGCCGCCCTGGACCCCCGATCGACCCGCCTCCCGGGCGCCGGCCCGGCACCGGCGTCGCGCCCCCGGGACCGGTACGGCCCGCGGAGCTCCCCTCGGTGCACGGTGCGCTCCTCTGCGTCGCCCTGCCCGCCCTCGCCGTCTGCGCCGAGCACGGCCAGCTCACCGGCGAGGGGCCCGAAGGGGTGTACGCGGCGGGGCGAAGGCTCCTGGCCCGCTGCGTCCTGCGGGTGGCGGGGCGTGAGCCCGTCGCCCTCCAGGGCCGGCTGGCGGCCGCGGACCGGGCGGTGTTCCTCGGAGCCCTCCGGGTCCCCGGGGACATGGGGCCCGACCCCGGTCTCACCGTCGAGCGCACCCGGAGCGCCGACGGAACCGAGCGGATCACCTTGCGCAGTGCCGTCCCCCGCCCCCTCAGGCTCCCGGTGGAAATCGCTCTGGGCACGGATCTCGCGGACCTGGGCGCGGTGGCGTCCGGCAGACCCCGGCCCGAACTCGCCGCGAGCGTCCACGGCACCGGCCTGCGCTGGACCGGCGGGGACGGAAGGTCCGTCGCCGTCACGGCGGACCCGCCGCCGACGGACGCCCTGGCGGCGGCCGGAGTACTGCGCTGGGAGGCCGAGCTGCCGCCCGGGGGCACGTTCACCCTCCAGCTCCGGGTACGTGAGGGCGCGCCCGGCCGCCCCACCGCCGCCCCGTCGGCCGCGGGCGCCGGACGGCCCGGCGGCCACCTCCTCGCCGAGGCCCACGCGGAGGGCGACGACCACCGCCCGGGAGAACTGCTGCGGGTCTCCGTCGAGGACCTGCGGGCCCTGCTCCAGCGTGACCGGGCCCACCCCGCGGACGTTCACCTCGCGGCCGGTGTCCCCTGGCGCTGCGGACCCGTCACCGCCGAGGCGCTCTGGGCGGCCCGCATGGCGCTGCCGCTCGGCACCCGTCTCGCCGTCACCACACTGCGGGCCCTGGGCCGTACCCAACTCGCCGGAGCCGGACCCCAGTCCGGCCGCATCCCCGGACCCCTCCGGGACGCGGGTCCGCACCTCCCGCCCCGCTGCACGGGCATCGAGGCCACCCTCGCCTTCCCCGTGGTGCTCGCCGAGGCCCGCCGCTGGGGCTTGCCGGCCGCGGATCTGGAGGAGCTGCTTCCCACGGCGGAGCGCTGCCTCGGCTGGCTGCGCCGGACGCTCGACGGGAGCGGTCTCGTCCCGGACCCGGGGCCCGACGGACCCTGGCGGGCCGAGACCCAGGCGCACGCGCACCGCGCGGCCCTGCTCGGTGCCGACCTGCTCGACGCCTGCGAGCGGCCCGGGGGAGACGCGCTGCGCGAAGCGGCACGCGGCCTGCGGGAGCGCTTCAGGCGGGAATTCTGGCTCGACGACCGTGCGGGCGGCCGCCCCGCCGTCGCCCGTGGACCGGACGGCCGGACCTGGCCCCACCTGGGTGGCTGGGCCGCGCATCTGCTCGACACCGGACTGCTGGGAGGCGGCAGCCATGCGCGGGGCCTCCTCGACGGGGCGGAGACGGAGCAGGTGGCGAGGCTGCTCGGCACACCCGCGCTGGACTCCGGCTGGGGTCTGCGCGGCCTGGGAGCGAAGGAGCCGGGCTACAACCCCTTCGGCCACCGGGCCGGAGCGGTGCGGTCGCACGAGACGGCGGTGGCCGTGGCCGGGCTGGCCGCCGCCGGCCACGAGAAGGAGGCGGCCTCCCTGCTGCGCGGGCTGCTCGACGCGGCGGAGGCGTTCACGTACCGGCTGCCCGAGATGTACGCGGGGGAGCAGCGGACGGCCGGCGCCCGCCCGGTGCCGCACCCCGCCGCCTGCCGGCCCGCGGCCGTCGCGGCCGCCGGAGCCCTGCACGCGCTGCTGGCGCTCGCCGGTATCCGGCCGGACGCACCCGGCCGGTCCGTGTCGACCCATCCGCTGCGGTCGGCGCCGCTCGGGGCGATCCGGTTCTCGGGGCTCGTGGTCGCGGGAGAGCCGTTCGCCGTGCGGGTCGGCAGGCTCGGTCTCGGTATGGTCGAGCAGGCCGCAGAGGGTCTTCAACTGGGGGTGTGACGGGATGCCGGACACGGACACGACGGAAGCCTCGCGGGCGGGCGGGCGAGTCATCGCCGGTGCTTCCGAGGGGCGTGCTTATCGTCAGGAAGACGACTATGATCGCGGCATGCCTCCCTACGACCCGTCGGCCTTTCCGCCCTTCGCCGTCACCGTCGATCTGGTCGTGCTCACCGTGCGCCGCCACGCGCTCTGCACCCTGGTCGTACGACGGGGAGAAGCGCCGTTCCAGGGGCGCTGGGCGCTGCCCGGCGGCTTCGTGCGCGCGGAGGAGGACCTCGGGGCCGCGGCCGCCCGCGAGCTGGTCGAGGAGACGGGACTCTGCGCCCACGATCCGGCCGCCCCGCCGCCCGTGCCGAGCAACGGCGCGCACCTGGAGCAGCTCGCGACGTACGGCGCGCCCGACCGTGACCCCCGGATGCGCGTGGTGAGCGTCGCGCACCTGGCGCTCGCCCCGGATCTTCCCGCCCCGAGGGCCGGTGGCGACGCGAACAGCGCCCGCTGGGCGCCCGTCGAGGAGCTCCTCGGTGAGGACGTGCTCGCCGCGACCTCGACGGCTGGTGGTGCTCCTGGCGGCACTGGGTCTGCGGCGCCCGCCGGGTCCGCGGCGCTCGCCGGTGACGAGACGGACGCCGGAGACGACGAGAAGGAAGCGGGGCCTGGGGCGCTCGCCTTCGACCACGCCCGCATCCTCGCCGATGGGGTGGAGCGCGCCCGCTCGAAGATCGAGTACTCCTCGCTGGCCACGGCCTTCTGCCCTCCGGAGTTCACGGTCGGGGAGCTGCGTCGGGTGTACGAGGCGGTCTGGGGTGTGTCCCTCGACCCCCGCAACTTCCACCGGAAGGTGACCGGCACGCCCGGCTTCCTGGTCCCGGCCGGTGGCACCACGACCCGTCAGGGCGGTCGCCCCGCCCAGCTCTTCAGGGCAGGTGGGGCCACCCTCCTCAACCCGCCGATGCTCCGTCCCGAGGTCTGACGGACGGGCACGTCCACGCCCCAGGACGCCAACCATGCACTGAAAGTCCGAAATGTAGCGTTATCTTGCTGCGGTAGCGCCGCCCTGCCGCGGAGCGGTGTCACCTACCGCGAGAGAAGCGATGCTCCAGGCAATCGGACTGACCAGCAATCCCCGCCGCGATCGCCCGCTCGCCGTGGACGATCTGACCTTCGAGGCCCGGCCCGGCGCCGTGACCGCACTTCTCGGCTCCTCGGGCTCCGGCAAGACCACCGCGCTCCGGCTCATGCTCGAACTGGAGCCGGGCCGTGGGATCACGTACTTCCGCGGGCGGCCGCTGCACCGCATCGCCCATCCTCCGCGCGAGGTGGGCGTGCTCCTCGGCGACGTCCCGGGACATCCCTCCCGCACGCTCCGGGGCCAGCTGCGGATGCTCGGGGCCGCCACGGGGGTTCCCGCCTCGCGCGCCGATGAACTGACGAAGATCGTGGGCCTGACGGGTCTGGAGCGTCGGCGGATCGGCACCCTTCCGATCGGCGCCGACCGCCGACTCGGCCTCGCCTCGGCGCTGTTGGGCGACCCCCACACCCTGCTGCTGGACGAGCCGGCCGCCGGACTCTCCGTACCCGAGAGCGCGTGGCTGTACGAGCTCCTGCGCGCGCACGCGGACAAGGGGGGAACCGTGCTCTACACGACGGAGGACCCCAAGGACGCGGCCCGGAACGCCGATCGGGTCGTCACGCTCCACGGCGGTCGGCTCGTGGCCGACCAGGATGCCGCCGAGTTCGCCCGTACCCGGCTGCGTCCCCGGGTGGCGGTCCGCACCCCGCAGGCCGCGCGACTGGCCGCCGCCGTGACCCAGGAGGCCAGGGCGGCCCGCCGACCGGTCGAGGTGGTGGCCGAGGGCGGCAACCGCCTGTCCGTCTACGGGAGCGACTGCGCGGCCGTCGGTGACACGGCGTTCCGTCACGGGGTACCGGTCCACCGGCTCGCCGTGGAGACCGGCGACACCGGCCCCGTACCGCGAGCGCGCGAGGGAGACGGCCATGGGGAAACCACCACCGAGCCCCGGGCCGACGCGCCCCGAGACGCCGACTCCCCGGCCGTCGGGCCCCGTGCGGAGTCGGCGGGCGGGGCCGCAAGCGTGCGGCGGCCGGCTCGGTCGCCGCTGCGTCCGCTGAGGTACGAGGTCCGCCGGCTCCTGGGCGTGCCGTCCACGCCGCTCGTCGTGGCGGCCGTCCTGCTCGGCTCCGTGACGCTCGCGCTGCTCCTCGGGCGGGGCGGACGCGCCGCTCTGCCGGCCGTCCTGGCCGGCTGGCCCGCGCTCTCCCCCCTCCCGCCCGCCGCCCTCGGGGCCGGACTGCTCGGGGCCTTCTCCTTCGGTGAGGAGTACCGCTATCCCGCGCTCACCACGGGCCGGGGAGCCGTGCCCCGCAGGCCCGGCCTCCTGCTGGCGAAGCTCACCGTCGCGGCCGCCGTCGCGCTGGTGCTCGGGGCAGTCGTCGTGGTGGCGGATCTGGAGGCCCTGCGGTTCGTCTACGGCCAGGAGTTGATCACCGTGCCGAAGAACTGGCCGACGCTCTGCGCGAGTTGGCTGGGCCTGCTGGTGGGGTGCGCCTGGGCCGGGGTCCTCGGGGCGGGGGTGTTCCGGGCCGCGGGGGCCGGTGTGGCGGCCGTGCTCGCCGTACCGGTCGCCTTCGTTCCGCTGATGCAGAAGGTGCTGACGGGGCCGTCGGTGCGCTCGGCCGCCGGACTTCCGGCACGGTTGCGCGAGTTCGCCGGTCCGCAGTGGTCACCGGCGGCGGACCGGTGGGTGGCGGGGGCGTTGAAGGTGCTCGGCCAGCCCGCGGGGGTGGCTCTTCTTCTGACGTTGACCGGCCTGCTGTGTGCATATGTGTTCACCGGCCTTCGTCGTAAGGCCCGTTGGTGATCACTTTCGGACCGGGAGGTTCCGTTTCATGGTCAACTCCCCTGAAATCTGCCGGTTATGTCCGATTAATCGTCAATTGTGTAGGGGGTGCCGATCACCCTTTCGTGTGCTTTTCACCAAAGACCTCAAGGGTCACGGAAGCAACGCCGACAAAGGATGCGTGAGTACCCTTGCGCACACCATGATGACCGCCGCCCGCTCCGTCGACTCCGGCCTCGGCGCCCCGGGCGATCTCGACCGCTACCCCTACGCGGAGGCGCCCGCCGCCGGCCGCGTGGGCCCGCCCTCCTGGGAGGGGGTGGACACCGATCTGGGCCGCGTCGGCCGGCGGAGCGCCGGAAACCGGGGCCGCGGACTGCACGGACAGCTCGTCCAGCAGCTCGGCCAGATGATCGTCTCCGGCGACCTCGGGGCGGACCGCCCCCTCGTCCCCGAGGAGATCGGCCAGCGGTTCGAGGTCTCACGCACCGTCGTACGCGAGTCGCTGCGCGTCCTGGAGGCCAAGGGACTCGTCAGCGCCCGCCCGAACGTCGGCACCCGCGTCAGGCCGGTCAGCGACTGGAACCTGCTCGACCCCGACATCATCGAGTGGCGCGCCTTCGGCCCGCAGCGCGACGACCAGCGCCGCGAGCTCAACGAGCTGCGCTGGACGATCGAGCCCCTGGCCGCGCGCCTCGCCGCCGGGCACGGCCGCGAGGACGTCCAGCAGCGCCTGGCCGACATGGTCGAGATCATGGGCCACGCGTTCGCCCAGGGAGACGGCATCACCTTCTCCCGCGCCGACACGGAGTTCCACTCGCTGCTCATCCAGCTCGCCGGGAACCGGATGCTGGAGCACCTCTCCGGGATCGTCGCCGCCGCGCTCCAGGTGTCCGGCGGCCCCGTCACGGGCTGCGACCGGCCGAGCGAGGCCTGCCTCGCGCACCACGCCCGGATCGTGGACGCGCTCGCCGCCGGCGACGCCCACGCCGCCGAGACGGCGATGCGGCAGCTGCTCACGGTCCACCCCGAGGTGGAGCGCGTCGTTCCCGCCCCCCGCGAACACTGATCCGCGGGCCGTGGCCGGGAGTGCGGAGTCGGGGGCGTCGCGTGCCACCGGATCCGAGCGCCACCCGGGGGACCTGGAGCGGGTTCCCCGGGTGGCGCCAGGATTCGGGCGGCGTGAATGTACCCTTATCTACTCCACTGCGGTGTTATGTCGCACATGGGGTGTGACTCGGGCCACGAAGATTGGGCGTAACACTCCTCCGAGCCGTGCGATGACTTAAGAGGTGACGGCCGAGGAAGGAATACAGCAGCCGACGGAGGCGCTGTGCAGTTCCCCGGTCCAGCCCGCGCCGTCGGCACATTCCCCGTCGACGGTCGTCGGCTCCAGCCCGATCCCGGGCGGGGCCGGAAGCCGTTTCCATCGTTCCGAGAGGTTGTTCGTGTCGGCCAGCACATCCCGTACGCTCCCGCCGGAGATCGCCGAGTCCGAGTCTGTGATGGCGCTCATCGAGCGGGGAAAGGCTGATGGGCAGATCGCCGGCGATGACGTGCGTCGGGCCTTCGAGGCTGACCAGATTCCGCCAACCCAGTGGAAGAATGTTCTGCGCAGCCTCAATCAGATCCTCGAGGAAGAGGGTGTGACGCTGATGGTCAGTGCAGCGGAGTCGCCGAAGCGCGCCCGCAAGAGCGTCGCAGCGAAGAGCCCGGCCAAGCGCACCGCCACCAAGACCGTCACCGCCAGGACGACCGTGACGAAGACGACCGTCACGGCCGCACCGGCCTCCGCGGCCGAGGACGCAGACCCGGCCGACGAGGCCGGATCCGCCGCCAAGAAGACGGCCGCGAAGAAGACCGTCGCCAAGAAGACGGTGGCCAAGAAGACCGTCGCCAAGAAGACGGCGGCCAAGAAGACCACGTCCAAGAAGGACGCCGACGAACTCGTCGAGGGCGAAGAGCTGCTCGAGGACGTCGCGCCCGGCAAGGGCGAGGAAGAAGAGACCGAGGGCGAGAGCAAGGGCTTCGTCCTGTCCGACGAGGACGAGGACGACGCTCCGGCGCAGCAGGTCGCCGTCGCCGGTGCCACCGCCGACCCGGTCAAGGACTACCTGAAGCAGATCGGCAAGGTCCCGCTGCTCAACGCCGAGCAGGAGGTCGAGCTCGCCAAGCGCATCGAGGCCGGTCTGTTCGCCGAGGACAAGCTCGCCAACTCGGACAAGCTCGCGCCGAAGCTCAAGCGCGAGCTGGAGATCATCGCCGAGGACGGCCGCCGCGCCAAGAACCACCTCCTGGAGGCCAACCTCCGTCTGGTGGTCTCCCTGGCCAAGCGCTACACCGGCCGCGGCATGCTCTTCCTGGACCTGATCCAGGAGGGCAACCTGGGTCTGATCCGCGCGGTCGAGAAGTTCGACTACACCAAGGGCTACAAGTTCTCCACGTACGCCACCTGGTGGATCCGTCAGGCGATCACCCGCGCCATGGCGGACCAGGCCCGAACCATCCGCATCCCGGTGCACATGGTCGAGGTCATCAACAAGCTCGCGCGTGTGCAGCGCCAGATGCTCCAGGACCTGGGCCGCGAGCCCACCCCGGAGGAGCTGGCCAAGGAGCTCGACATGACCCCTGAGAAGGTCATCGAGGTCCAGAAGTACGGCCGTGAGCCGATCTCCCTCCACACCCCCCTGGGTGAGGACGGCGACAGCGAGTTCGGTGACCTCATCGAGGACTCCGAGGCGGTCGTTCCGGCCGACGCGGTGAGCTTCACGCTCCTCCAGGAGCAGCTGCACTCGGTGCTCGACACGCTCTCCGAGCGTGAGGCCGGCGTCGTCTCGATGCGTTTCGGTCTGACCGACGGCCAGCCGAAGACGCTGGACGAGATCGGCAAGGTCTACGGCGTGACCCGCGAGCGGATCCGCCAGATCGAGTCGAAGACGATGTCGAAGCTGCGTCACCCGTCGCGCTCGCAGGTGCTGCGCGACTACCTCGACTGATCCGTACGCCGACGAGGCACGGAGCGGTACGCGGAAGGGCCCGGTTCCCCGAGGGGGAGCCGGGCCCTCCGGCTGTCCGGGGGGTGCCTTCGCGCGGCTGTGCGGGTGCGCGACGCGGCTTTGCGCGGGTGCACGGCGCAGCCGTGTGCTGGACGCTGGGTGAACCGACATCACCGGAGAGTCAGGAGACTCCATGCGTGGTTCCCTCACCCGAGCACTGACGGGCGCTCTGGGTCTGATCGCCGCAGCGGCCGGACAGGTCGCCACAGCCGTACCCGTGGCCGCCGACAGCGTCGTGGTGGGCGGCCGACAAGTCCAGATCTCCGACGCGCCCTGGGTCGTGGCGCTCTCCAGCCGTGACCGGTTCGGGGGTACGCGCGCGGGCCAGTTCTGCGGGGGTGTGGTCGTGGCGCCGACCAAGGTGCTGACGGCGGCCCACTGCCTGGGCCGCGAGGTGCTCGGCGGCGAACCGTGGGAGGTGCGCGACTTCGTGGTCATCGCGGGGCGGGCGGCCCTGCGCGGGCAGGGCGGGCAGGAGGTGCGGATCTCCGACACCTGGGTCAATCCCGACTACGACCCGACGACGAACTCGGGCGATCTCGCCGTGCTGACGCTGCGGAGCCCGCTGCCGCAGTCGTACGTGATCGGCGTCGCGCCCGCGGGAGACGCGGCGTACGCGCCGGGAACGGCGGCGGACGTCTACGGCTGGGGCGACACGACCGGGAACGGGACGTACGCCTCCACGCTGCGGACGGCGCGGGTGCAGGTGCTGCCGGACAGCGCCTGTGAGCGTGCCTACCCGGGCGGCTTCGGTGTGCCCTACCGGAGCGACACGATGCTGTGCGCGGGCGACCCGCAGGGCGGCAGGGACGCGTGTCAGGGGGACAGCGGGGGCCCGCTCGTGGCGAAGGGGCTGCTGGTCGGCCTGGTGTCCTGGGGCAGCGGGTGTGGGCAGGCCGAGAACCCGGGTGTGTACACCCGTGTCTCGGCGGTGCTGCCGACGCGCTTCTGAGCCGGAGCGGTCGGTGTCGCGGGCAGGACCGGATCTCGCGGTCCTGGCTCCGCTGAGGAGGTCCGAGGAGTCGGGGGACTCCGCGGTGGGACGAGAACGGGCGGCCACCCCCTGGGTGTGACAGGGTGGCCGCCCGTCGTCCGGTCAGTGGCCGGATCTGAGCTCGTCGTGGATGCGAGGCGTCAGTGGTCGTCGCCCTGGGTACGGGCCGGCACGTCCGTCAGGCGGTCCGTCTCATCCTGTATCTCAACG is from Streptomyces venezuelae ATCC 10712 and encodes:
- a CDS encoding RecQ family ATP-dependent DNA helicase; translated protein: MTHADPLEDRAALRTAADAVLARLVSDPTGEARLREDQWRAIEALVADRRRALVVQRTGWGKSAVYFVATSLLRERGSGPTVIVSPLLALMRNQVEAAARAGIRARTINSSNTEEWDTVQEEVSAGEVDVLLVSPERLNNPDFRDQVLPRLAAATGLLVVDEAHCISDWGHDFRPDYRRLRTMLADLPSGVPVLATTATANARVTADVAEQLGTGAGTDALVLRGPLDRESLSLGVVRLPDAAHRLAWLADHLGELPGSGIIYTLTVAAADEVTAYLRQCGHTVSSYTGRTENADRQQAEDDLQGNRVKALVATSALGMGFDKPDLGFVVHLGSPSSPIAYYQQVGRAGRGVEHAEVLLLPGQEDEAIWRYFASVAFPPEEQVRRTIDVLAQAGRPLSLPALEPLVELRRTRLETMLKVLDVDGAVRRVKGGWESTGRPWVYDTERYAWVARQRAAEQQAMRDYASASGCRMEFLRRQLDDEEAAPCGRCDNCAGSRFDPKVSDAALDAAKGELGRPGVEVEPRKMWPTGLAAVGVDLKGRIPVGEQAFGGRALGRLSDIGWGNRLRPLLADTATDGPVPDDVVQAVVHVLADWAKGPGGWASGAPDAPDRPAGVVTVASHRRPRLVGSLGQRIAEIGRMPLLGEVEYTPEAEELRLSRTNSAQRVVGLQKTLTVSAELAGRLASAGGPVLLVDDLSDSGWTLAVAARLLRRAGAEGVFPLVLAVQG
- a CDS encoding DUF4192 domain-containing protein yields the protein MNANHHETSGLSRTQQITLRGPAELADALPFVLGFHPTDSVVLIALHGEHGRFGGRVRLGIPRSPREWASTADHLAECLVEGGSRSGARPDGIVVFLCQDPGAGETSRRVMERLRPFAQLLRIACGALDIPVYEALCISDGLYFSYCCPDARCCPPDGTPLALSGTSVMAATAAYAGVQVRGSLRDMESRFRPPGGPQEEAQRAALDSAAAAIVPQILEDTEDEGREKVREATLRLARDILRRFANPGGAEPSPTGGADTTGAMGRTRAPGGPTARADAADDALVATEEAATLILGLQDRVTRDRAAEWMEGWEGTAALRLWRVLSRRCVAPYQEHAAAPLTLAGWTAWSGGDEPTARVALGLALEADPEYVFARLLHQACNEGLDPESLRSCLRTERDTRLASQEATPATARSGGVRSPRPQGGGQALRKPGRQTGGGERRPSAGVRPGGPATGKPGSGTPRHGGQRGTRSGR
- a CDS encoding glycogen debranching N-terminal domain-containing protein; translation: MALSPLPAPGRPGPPIDPPPGRRPGTGVAPPGPVRPAELPSVHGALLCVALPALAVCAEHGQLTGEGPEGVYAAGRRLLARCVLRVAGREPVALQGRLAAADRAVFLGALRVPGDMGPDPGLTVERTRSADGTERITLRSAVPRPLRLPVEIALGTDLADLGAVASGRPRPELAASVHGTGLRWTGGDGRSVAVTADPPPTDALAAAGVLRWEAELPPGGTFTLQLRVREGAPGRPTAAPSAAGAGRPGGHLLAEAHAEGDDHRPGELLRVSVEDLRALLQRDRAHPADVHLAAGVPWRCGPVTAEALWAARMALPLGTRLAVTTLRALGRTQLAGAGPQSGRIPGPLRDAGPHLPPRCTGIEATLAFPVVLAEARRWGLPAADLEELLPTAERCLGWLRRTLDGSGLVPDPGPDGPWRAETQAHAHRAALLGADLLDACERPGGDALREAARGLRERFRREFWLDDRAGGRPAVARGPDGRTWPHLGGWAAHLLDTGLLGGGSHARGLLDGAETEQVARLLGTPALDSGWGLRGLGAKEPGYNPFGHRAGAVRSHETAVAVAGLAAAGHEKEAASLLRGLLDAAEAFTYRLPEMYAGEQRTAGARPVPHPAACRPAAVAAAGALHALLALAGIRPDAPGRSVSTHPLRSAPLGAIRFSGLVVAGEPFAVRVGRLGLGMVEQAAEGLQLGV
- a CDS encoding NUDIX hydrolase; translation: MPPYDPSAFPPFAVTVDLVVLTVRRHALCTLVVRRGEAPFQGRWALPGGFVRAEEDLGAAAARELVEETGLCAHDPAAPPPVPSNGAHLEQLATYGAPDRDPRMRVVSVAHLALAPDLPAPRAGGDANSARWAPVEELLGEDVLAATSTAGGAPGGTGSAAPAGSAALAGDETDAGDDEKEAGPGALAFDHARILADGVERARSKIEYSSLATAFCPPEFTVGELRRVYEAVWGVSLDPRNFHRKVTGTPGFLVPAGGTTTRQGGRPAQLFRAGGATLLNPPMLRPEV